Proteins found in one Roseovarius pelagicus genomic segment:
- a CDS encoding YgaP family membrane protein has protein sequence MTKNMGRIDRGFRMVTGIALLIAAFATNLGAGGWLHWAMIVVGATFAVTAAIGSCPLYAIFGICAGQR, from the coding sequence ATGACAAAGAATATGGGGCGTATTGATCGCGGGTTTCGGATGGTCACGGGGATTGCGTTGCTGATCGCGGCCTTTGCGACGAATCTGGGCGCAGGTGGGTGGCTACACTGGGCGATGATCGTGGTTGGCGCCACTTTTGCAGTGACGGCGGCAATCGGTAGTTGCCCGCTCTACGCGATCTTTGGTATCTGCGCCGGCCAGAGGTGA
- a CDS encoding glutamine synthetase family protein, with product MSDIYITSFDAAVERNRPRIAEVKQRLEKAGVKYVMAAWIDLHGIPKTKPVPMSDFEDLCVGKGPQFAVHSISFVPELSPADSDQVVVPDLDAVYVCPWDNSLALIFSDLYWEGAPYNVCPRQALKRAMQEAADEGYTGFAGIEPEFIVMAYDETGQPVKAFDDDPAEGLRPRRQAFGYDVEYSIDSMPFLKDMIDTIEGLGWNLHDVVCEGAYSQFELDFHYTNLLEMADRLAFLRIVLKEVAKTHGLFVTFMPKPTVGDWRSGAHINMSLQHESRPGENIFKDKDGWSAESRHAVAGMMKHAEAITAITCPTVNSYNGLVPRVGGFEGGTVTWAPTNITYGFNNRSAQFRLPQSRYCLENRACDMTMNGYLALAMHLSCAVDGIKNKADPGQPTDFDLYAKTEAELEELGIRRLPRTLYNAIEALRHDDMAEHVMGPVMRKSYLAYKNDEWERYHQAVTDWEVKEYLRLY from the coding sequence ATGTCAGATATCTACATCACGTCTTTCGACGCAGCGGTTGAACGCAACCGACCGAGAATCGCCGAGGTAAAGCAACGCTTGGAAAAGGCGGGCGTCAAATATGTCATGGCCGCTTGGATCGACCTTCATGGCATCCCCAAGACCAAGCCAGTCCCGATGAGCGATTTCGAGGATCTATGCGTCGGCAAAGGACCGCAATTCGCCGTACACTCGATCTCTTTCGTACCCGAACTCAGCCCGGCAGACAGTGATCAGGTCGTCGTGCCGGATCTGGACGCGGTTTATGTCTGCCCTTGGGATAATTCTTTGGCGCTGATCTTCTCCGATCTCTATTGGGAGGGCGCGCCATATAATGTCTGCCCCCGTCAGGCCCTGAAACGCGCCATGCAAGAGGCCGCCGACGAAGGCTATACCGGCTTTGCCGGGATCGAGCCGGAATTTATCGTGATGGCCTATGATGAGACCGGCCAACCTGTCAAAGCGTTTGACGACGACCCTGCCGAGGGTCTGCGCCCGCGCCGTCAGGCATTTGGCTATGACGTGGAATACTCAATCGATTCGATGCCCTTCCTCAAGGATATGATCGACACGATCGAGGGGCTGGGCTGGAATCTGCATGATGTGGTCTGCGAGGGCGCTTATTCGCAGTTCGAGCTGGATTTCCACTATACCAACCTGCTTGAAATGGCTGACCGGCTGGCCTTCTTGCGGATCGTGCTAAAAGAAGTCGCGAAAACGCACGGGTTGTTCGTAACCTTCATGCCGAAACCCACCGTCGGCGACTGGCGTTCGGGTGCGCATATCAACATGTCGCTGCAACACGAAAGCCGCCCCGGAGAGAACATCTTCAAGGACAAGGATGGTTGGAGCGCCGAGTCGCGGCACGCCGTTGCCGGGATGATGAAGCATGCAGAGGCGATCACAGCGATTACCTGCCCGACGGTCAATTCCTACAATGGTCTCGTGCCCCGCGTTGGTGGGTTCGAAGGCGGCACCGTCACGTGGGCACCGACCAACATCACCTACGGGTTCAACAACCGGTCCGCCCAGTTCCGCCTGCCCCAAAGCCGGTATTGTCTGGAGAACCGCGCCTGCGACATGACGATGAACGGTTATCTCGCGCTGGCCATGCATCTCAGCTGCGCAGTGGACGGGATCAAAAACAAGGCAGACCCCGGTCAACCCACCGATTTCGACCTCTATGCCAAGACCGAGGCCGAACTGGAAGAACTGGGCATCCGCCGCCTGCCACGCACCCTCTACAACGCAATCGAGGCATTGCGCCACGACGACATGGCAGAGCATGTGATGGGTCCGGTGATGCGCAAATCCTACCTCGCCTACAAAAACGACGAGTGGGAGCGGTATCACCAGGCCGTCACCGATTGGGAAGTCAAAGAATACCTGCGTCTGTATTAA
- a CDS encoding ABC transporter permease, which produces MTSDTATPAASGNRPSRDPLLTFKAPISTSLSLGLGVLAWATFFAIWEGAVLLELGNPILFPGPGQVLSALYELLTERGLLWDIWVSVLRVMVSFGGACLVAIPLGILMGSFRAVEAFFNPVVSAWRYLPAPAFIPLLLMWFGASEEQKFALLFLGVIWFLVTLIMDHTREISADLINTGITLGGNRWQILWTVVIPASLPGIVTAMRQMLAVSWTYLVIAEIVAADNGIGAMMMRAKRFVHVDEIMAGIVVIGVLGLTFDFALRQARKLLFPYLDDED; this is translated from the coding sequence GTGACATCAGATACCGCCACGCCCGCCGCGTCGGGCAACCGCCCATCTCGCGATCCGCTCCTGACGTTTAAGGCACCGATATCGACCTCCCTGAGCCTTGGCCTGGGCGTGCTTGCCTGGGCCACTTTTTTCGCCATCTGGGAGGGGGCGGTTCTACTGGAGTTGGGTAATCCGATCCTGTTCCCCGGACCCGGTCAGGTACTGTCCGCGCTATACGAGTTGCTGACGGAACGCGGATTGTTGTGGGATATCTGGGTGAGCGTCCTGCGTGTCATGGTCAGCTTTGGCGGGGCATGTCTGGTGGCGATTCCACTGGGTATTCTGATGGGTTCTTTTCGCGCGGTTGAAGCGTTCTTTAATCCGGTCGTATCTGCATGGCGCTACCTGCCGGCCCCGGCCTTTATCCCGTTGCTGCTGATGTGGTTCGGCGCCAGCGAAGAGCAGAAGTTTGCGTTGCTGTTTCTGGGGGTGATCTGGTTTCTGGTGACGCTGATCATGGATCATACGCGTGAAATCAGTGCCGATCTGATCAATACCGGGATCACGCTGGGCGGAAATCGCTGGCAAATCCTGTGGACCGTGGTGATACCGGCCAGCCTGCCGGGCATCGTCACTGCCATGCGGCAGATGCTGGCAGTCAGCTGGACCTATCTGGTCATCGCCGAAATCGTCGCTGCCGATAACGGTATCGGCGCGATGATGATGCGCGCCAAGCGGTTCGTGCATGTCGACGAGATCATGGCGGGGATCGTCGTGATCGGGGTGCTTGGCCTGACCTTCGATTTTGCGCTGCGGCAGGCCCGCAAGCTGCTGTTTCCCTATCTCGATGATGAGGACTGA
- a CDS encoding ABC transporter substrate-binding protein, with translation MIFCNNGSNSKRGMLAGLALSFLGATGAQAAEEVRISGLTWPGYGFWYIAMEKDLAPELDLSYQRIEDPFESFNLVTAGQMDVVSNTAEFTPVGVARGMPIRLVALANLSNGADKIVLSPGYETAEDLKGAEVAVLEGGLAQIFVAMWLEQQGVAYDAVTYKNIIADDAFAAQVGGSVAASEYWEPYGSNVLKTVPGSSMAADSADPYWLKQAVVADGLYFGAEFIAERPDTARKTLKAMYDAISWWKNNPAEGNQIIADRMKMSLEDVEMVLGTEGTFLDGGLYVYDFMEAARFCGSAPGEAPFGQSNGQIAEHWQLVSEWWVKFGLIERTSPASTGVECKLHADLYADGYRG, from the coding sequence ATGATATTTTGCAACAACGGTTCGAATTCGAAACGAGGCATGCTGGCAGGGCTGGCGTTATCCTTTCTTGGCGCGACGGGCGCGCAGGCCGCTGAAGAAGTCCGTATTTCCGGTCTGACATGGCCCGGTTACGGGTTCTGGTACATCGCTATGGAAAAGGACCTCGCGCCTGAGCTGGACCTGTCTTATCAGCGGATTGAGGACCCATTCGAAAGCTTCAACCTTGTCACGGCGGGTCAGATGGACGTGGTGTCCAACACGGCCGAATTTACGCCCGTCGGCGTGGCGAGGGGCATGCCGATCCGGCTGGTCGCCTTGGCAAACCTGTCGAACGGCGCGGACAAGATCGTGCTGTCTCCGGGGTATGAGACTGCCGAAGACCTGAAAGGTGCCGAAGTCGCCGTGCTGGAAGGTGGGCTGGCGCAGATATTCGTGGCGATGTGGCTGGAACAACAGGGCGTCGCCTATGACGCGGTGACCTACAAGAATATCATCGCCGATGACGCATTCGCCGCACAAGTCGGCGGGTCGGTCGCGGCGTCCGAATACTGGGAGCCATATGGCTCGAACGTGCTAAAGACAGTCCCCGGATCCAGCATGGCCGCTGATTCCGCCGATCCTTATTGGCTGAAGCAGGCGGTGGTGGCTGACGGGCTGTATTTCGGCGCAGAGTTCATCGCCGAGCGTCCCGATACCGCCCGCAAGACGCTGAAGGCCATGTATGACGCCATCAGCTGGTGGAAAAACAACCCTGCCGAGGGCAATCAGATCATCGCGGATCGCATGAAGATGAGCCTTGAGGATGTCGAAATGGTGCTGGGCACCGAGGGTACATTTCTGGACGGCGGGCTTTATGTCTATGACTTCATGGAGGCCGCGCGGTTTTGCGGTTCGGCCCCCGGTGAAGCACCGTTCGGGCAGAGCAATGGGCAGATTGCCGAGCACTGGCAACTGGTCAGCGAATGGTGGGTCAAATTCGGCCTGATCGAGCGCACCTCCCCCGCCTCGACTGGTGTCGAATGCAAGTTGCACGCCGATCTCTACGCAGACGGCTATCGCGGCTGA
- a CDS encoding YeeE/YedE family protein, with product METVFTPWQSLAGGSLIGLAATLLMLSLGRIFGATGILSGLIAFVPSEDRAWRVALLLGMVSGPLVVMLLSGQMPVVQVPTSAPMLVIGGLAVGVGVTFGSGCTSGHGVCGMARLSRRSFAAVLTFMITTAITVYILRHGIGV from the coding sequence ATGGAAACCGTTTTTACGCCTTGGCAGTCCTTGGCTGGAGGGAGCCTGATCGGGCTTGCCGCAACCCTGCTGATGCTCAGTCTAGGGCGGATATTTGGCGCGACGGGCATCCTGAGCGGGCTGATCGCGTTCGTGCCTTCTGAGGATCGGGCGTGGCGGGTGGCGTTGCTGCTGGGAATGGTCAGCGGTCCGCTGGTGGTGATGTTGCTCAGCGGGCAGATGCCAGTCGTGCAGGTCCCGACGTCAGCCCCGATGCTAGTGATCGGGGGACTGGCGGTGGGCGTCGGCGTTACCTTTGGATCGGGTTGCACGTCCGGTCATGGGGTTTGCGGGATGGCGCGGCTGTCGCGGCGATCATTCGCTGCGGTTCTGACCTTTATGATCACCACAGCCATCACCGTGTATATCCTGCGCCACGGCATCGGAGTGTAA
- a CDS encoding Crp/Fnr family transcriptional regulator, with protein MKTQDGQWIDQFEGLKRLPNDLRAALTTGSQLVDVPEGTAVFEPGQSADNLLLLLDGTVRVQQKSDTGREVFLYRVHAGESCVLTTACMLAFEHYAADGVAETDVRAVAIPRATFDDLAGRSPVFREFIFKAYSRRITDLFTLIDDIVFRRMDVRLAARLLELADGDVVYATHQVLGTELGTAREVISRTLSEFQRRGWIEQRRGEVRLTGRAALDRLARSAGER; from the coding sequence ATGAAAACACAAGACGGGCAATGGATCGATCAGTTTGAGGGGTTGAAGCGTCTGCCAAATGACCTGCGCGCGGCTCTGACAACCGGTAGTCAACTGGTGGACGTGCCTGAAGGCACCGCCGTTTTCGAGCCGGGTCAATCGGCTGACAACCTGCTGTTGCTGCTGGATGGCACGGTCCGGGTTCAACAGAAATCCGATACTGGACGCGAGGTGTTTCTTTACCGGGTCCATGCCGGGGAAAGTTGTGTGCTGACCACCGCCTGCATGCTGGCATTCGAGCATTACGCTGCCGATGGGGTGGCAGAGACAGATGTGCGCGCCGTCGCCATCCCTCGCGCCACCTTTGACGATCTGGCTGGCCGGTCGCCGGTGTTCCGGGAATTCATTTTCAAGGCTTATTCGCGACGCATTACCGATCTCTTTACCCTGATCGACGACATCGTTTTTCGCCGTATGGATGTGCGGCTGGCAGCGCGGCTTCTGGAACTGGCTGACGGGGATGTGGTTTACGCGACCCATCAGGTGTTAGGGACCGAATTGGGCACGGCGCGCGAGGTGATTTCACGCACCTTGTCGGAATTTCAACGCCGTGGCTGGATCGAGCAGCGCCGGGGTGAGGTCAGGCTGACAGGGCGTGCTGCACTGGATCGTCTGGCACGCTCGGCCGGAGAACGGTGA
- a CDS encoding pyrroline-5-carboxylate reductase family protein: MKLGIIGVGHLATSILKGLARSGWNPADICLSPRGHGPDLARRDGYALAKDNADLVRRCDLVLLAVRPADAATTVDGLGWREGQVLMNACAGVSRAAIGAAAPAHIVRIMPITASELGASPTLVYPRTEAALPFLDALGSAIELDSEDQFEAATVSAAIYGWAQQLIIAGADWSAAQGLNPQTARELAARTFVAAGRMQAEQDAPMHDILASLCTPGGITAAGLDHLESNTVPEAWRSACDLVLGRLRGK; encoded by the coding sequence ATGAAACTGGGTATCATCGGCGTGGGGCATCTGGCGACATCGATCCTGAAAGGGTTGGCGCGATCGGGGTGGAACCCTGCCGACATCTGCCTGTCGCCACGCGGGCACGGGCCGGACCTTGCCCGCAGGGATGGGTATGCGCTGGCCAAGGATAATGCTGACCTCGTCCGGCGCTGCGATCTGGTACTGCTGGCCGTACGTCCTGCGGATGCCGCGACGACGGTCGACGGGCTGGGCTGGCGCGAGGGTCAGGTCCTGATGAACGCCTGCGCCGGCGTATCGCGCGCCGCGATCGGGGCCGCCGCCCCTGCGCATATTGTCCGCATCATGCCGATCACCGCCTCCGAACTCGGGGCCAGCCCGACACTTGTCTATCCCCGGACCGAGGCCGCGCTGCCGTTTCTCGATGCGCTCGGCTCTGCCATCGAACTGGACAGCGAGGATCAGTTTGAGGCCGCCACCGTGAGTGCCGCGATCTATGGATGGGCCCAACAGCTTATTATCGCGGGCGCTGATTGGAGTGCGGCTCAGGGGTTGAATCCGCAGACTGCGCGCGAACTGGCCGCGCGTACCTTTGTCGCGGCAGGCCGGATGCAGGCCGAACAGGACGCGCCGATGCACGATATCCTCGCCAGCCTTTGCACCCCCGGCGGCATCACTGCCGCAGGACTGGACCACCTTGAGAGCAATACCGTGCCGGAGGCATGGCGCAGTGCCTGCGACCTCGTGCTTGGCAGGCTGCGCGGCAAATGA
- a CDS encoding DUF6691 family protein has translation MRLFATYLIGMIFGVGISISGMANPAKVLNFFDVAGAWDPSLAFVMGGAVVVTFIGYRLVLLRHGPVYGARFQLPLSRTIDRRLIGGSALFGVGWGIAGFCPGGALPALGTGRWEVLLFVGAMLVGIWLAKYLRTFGSTSPADVN, from the coding sequence ATGAGATTGTTTGCCACCTATCTGATCGGAATGATCTTTGGCGTCGGCATTTCGATTTCCGGAATGGCCAACCCTGCCAAGGTTCTGAATTTCTTTGACGTTGCAGGAGCATGGGACCCATCTTTGGCATTCGTCATGGGCGGGGCCGTGGTCGTGACCTTCATCGGCTACCGTCTGGTGCTGTTACGCCATGGCCCGGTCTATGGGGCGCGGTTTCAACTGCCTTTGAGCCGCACCATCGATCGGCGGTTGATCGGTGGTTCTGCCCTGTTCGGCGTAGGCTGGGGCATCGCGGGGTTCTGTCCGGGGGGCGCGTTGCCTGCGCTGGGCACTGGCCGCTGGGAGGTGTTGCTGTTTGTCGGGGCGATGCTGGTGGGTATCTGGCTCGCCAAGTATCTTCGAACCTTTGGTTCCACGTCTCCTGCGGACGTAAATTGA
- a CDS encoding alpha/beta fold hydrolase — MTSDYETFEMGDVALQSGATLHNARLTYKTYGDRANATRGTILLPTFYTGTHNRNEGFFGPGRAIDPARHYVISVNLIGNGLSSSPSNSAPPCDGPRFPAVSFYDNVACQHRLLTEVLGIERIALVMGWSMAGCQAYHWGAQYPDMVDAILPCCASARTSPHNFVFLEGVKAALCADQDWKDGDYDSPPVRGLRAFGRVYAGWAFSQTFYREGLYRQLGYKTIEDLLTDWGTDHARNWDANDLLAKLSTWQGGDISANPAYGGNLAAALGAIRARAILMPCTQDLYFPPEDNAAEAALMPNAEFRPYTSPWGHCAANPGNDTGFTAALEDNIRSLLA; from the coding sequence ATGACATCGGATTATGAAACCTTCGAAATGGGGGATGTTGCACTGCAAAGCGGCGCAACACTCCACAACGCGCGGCTGACCTACAAAACCTACGGAGATCGGGCCAACGCCACGCGCGGCACCATTCTGTTGCCGACGTTCTACACTGGCACCCACAACCGAAACGAAGGTTTCTTTGGGCCGGGGCGGGCTATCGACCCGGCCCGCCACTATGTGATCTCCGTCAACCTGATCGGTAATGGGCTGTCATCGTCACCCAGCAACAGTGCGCCGCCCTGCGATGGCCCGCGATTTCCGGCGGTGTCATTCTATGACAACGTCGCCTGCCAACACCGACTGCTGACCGAAGTGTTGGGAATCGAACGCATCGCACTGGTGATGGGCTGGTCGATGGCAGGCTGTCAGGCCTACCATTGGGGCGCGCAATACCCTGACATGGTCGATGCGATCCTGCCATGTTGTGCATCTGCCCGCACATCTCCCCATAACTTTGTGTTTCTCGAAGGTGTCAAGGCAGCCCTCTGCGCTGATCAGGACTGGAAAGATGGGGATTATGACAGCCCTCCCGTCCGTGGGCTGCGAGCCTTTGGCCGGGTCTATGCCGGCTGGGCCTTTTCGCAAACTTTCTACCGCGAAGGGCTGTATCGGCAGTTGGGATACAAAACGATCGAGGATTTGTTGACCGACTGGGGTACCGATCACGCCCGGAACTGGGACGCCAACGACCTGCTGGCCAAGCTGAGCACCTGGCAAGGTGGCGATATCTCCGCCAACCCGGCCTATGGTGGCAATCTGGCCGCCGCATTGGGCGCGATCCGTGCCCGTGCAATCCTGATGCCCTGCACGCAGGACCTGTACTTCCCGCCCGAAGATAACGCCGCCGAAGCTGCCCTGATGCCAAACGCAGAATTCCGCCCCTATACATCACCATGGGGCCACTGCGCCGCTAATCCGGGAAATGACACAGGTTTCACTGCGGCGTTAGAGGACAACATCCGGTCCCTGCTGGCGTAG
- a CDS encoding phytanoyl-CoA dioxygenase family protein: MNMQTDVPEARLSDAELAQYNAKGWIVPKWEIPQDIIADMREEYERLLAANPDLGSDLIMAPHQENGGSMNIKGGSRKWLDFATQPALMEIARQLMGDDIILWGTTLFGKPPHNGKETPWHQDGDYYPIRPLETLTMWIPLDDVTPENGPMSFIPGSHKPHKLFKHSWQDNPEATINLVTDQEYFDEADAVPLVIRAGQVSFHDIYMIHGSSANRTDKRRAAFIVRLMPASSFYDHALGAETGKKHPAQGYGVRPLYLVSGQDRAGNNFQIGHETSEPA, from the coding sequence ATGAATATGCAGACCGACGTGCCCGAGGCCCGTTTGAGTGACGCCGAACTCGCACAATACAACGCGAAGGGCTGGATCGTTCCGAAGTGGGAGATTCCGCAAGATATCATCGCCGACATGCGCGAGGAGTATGAACGTCTGTTGGCGGCGAACCCTGATCTGGGTTCTGACCTGATCATGGCACCGCATCAGGAAAACGGCGGGTCGATGAATATAAAAGGCGGCTCGCGCAAATGGCTAGATTTCGCCACCCAGCCCGCATTGATGGAAATCGCCCGGCAGTTGATGGGGGATGACATTATTTTGTGGGGCACGACGCTGTTCGGCAAACCGCCACATAATGGCAAGGAGACGCCGTGGCATCAGGATGGCGACTATTATCCGATCCGCCCGCTGGAAACGCTGACGATGTGGATTCCGTTGGATGACGTGACACCCGAAAACGGACCCATGTCCTTTATTCCCGGCTCTCACAAGCCGCATAAGCTGTTCAAGCATTCCTGGCAGGATAACCCGGAAGCGACGATCAACTTGGTGACGGATCAGGAGTATTTCGACGAGGCGGATGCCGTGCCACTGGTGATCCGCGCCGGGCAGGTATCGTTCCACGACATTTACATGATCCATGGATCATCGGCGAACCGGACAGACAAGCGGCGCGCTGCTTTCATCGTGCGGTTGATGCCCGCATCGTCCTTTTACGATCACGCGCTGGGGGCCGAGACTGGCAAGAAACACCCCGCACAGGGCTATGGTGTGCGGCCGCTCTATCTGGTCAGTGGTCAGGACCGGGCCGGGAACAACTTTCAGATCGGGCACGAGACGTCAGAACCGGCCTGA
- a CDS encoding 2Fe-2S iron-sulfur cluster-binding protein: MPTVTFITPDGVRHDVEVSTGSTVMEAARDYGLPGIDADCGGACACSTCHVYVDADWVEKLPVKEAMEADMLDFAYEPDEMRSRLTCQISLTDAMDGLTVYLPERQC; this comes from the coding sequence ATGCCCACAGTCACATTCATCACGCCAGATGGCGTACGCCACGACGTCGAGGTTTCGACTGGATCAACTGTCATGGAGGCCGCCCGCGATTACGGCCTGCCCGGCATCGACGCCGACTGCGGCGGCGCGTGCGCCTGTTCGACCTGCCATGTCTATGTCGATGCCGATTGGGTGGAAAAATTGCCCGTCAAAGAGGCGATGGAGGCCGACATGCTGGATTTCGCTTACGAGCCCGACGAGATGCGCTCGCGGCTGACCTGCCAGATTTCGCTGACCGACGCGATGGATGGGTTGACGGTTTATCTACCCGAGCGTCAGTGTTGA
- a CDS encoding cobalamin-dependent protein (Presence of a B(12) (cobalamin)-binding domain implies dependence on cobalamin itself, in one of its several forms, or in some unusual lineages, dependence on a cobalamin-like analog.) translates to MSMTISLTAPDMRPGRALLDDGAAMAGDWQLGSNAFLQGEGVVSEAAYKRREAANGRIMQHAHIGFRSIDRTVGAMAELHAAADGQGVRIDRFGITLDWTMGYPPERRQGAMRGTGIVLTGPEDFIRITNACPAAAHFGDFMLGLPGALHNTQAAIAAGATAIGNLGQYFTFRLPYWDDDVATTEATVTALGLIAAQEADILVHSNLDDGFAGLFLDMASALGMVVIEKHIIEDLIGAQASFCFGHHFSDPLSRAAFHAALAQVTTTPGTMLFGNTVAYRGAPAANYASLASYLLADIAALGRRHTGHAINPVPVTENQRIPDTDEILDAQLFAARLTEHAPAHGALMDHAMIDALASKLLDGGRDFAIRALDGLAERGVDVSDPAALMLAIRRLGAQRMERLFSATLKGDRPVPLVPADWAQELDDMASTWVAAQQEIPAGLSCLRVILGTTDVHEHGAYLVRAALEGLGPKVVDAGTAVDAEVLVEMAVSEGADVIAVSTYNGMGLSYTRAVIAALEEKGVVLPVLVGGKLNEVPADSNSSLPVDVSDEIRSSGAHPCAGLDDMLETLLDSVAQRTGRAERDAPAT, encoded by the coding sequence ATGAGCATGACGATTTCGTTGACCGCCCCGGATATGCGGCCCGGCCGCGCCCTGTTGGACGATGGGGCGGCGATGGCGGGCGATTGGCAGCTGGGAAGCAACGCGTTCCTTCAGGGCGAGGGTGTCGTGTCGGAGGCCGCTTACAAACGCCGCGAGGCCGCGAACGGGCGGATCATGCAGCACGCGCATATCGGGTTTCGCAGTATCGACCGGACGGTTGGGGCGATGGCGGAGTTGCACGCCGCCGCCGACGGACAGGGAGTGCGGATTGACCGGTTTGGCATCACGCTGGACTGGACGATGGGCTACCCGCCGGAACGGCGACAGGGGGCCATGCGCGGGACTGGGATCGTTCTGACCGGGCCAGAGGATTTCATCCGCATCACCAATGCTTGCCCGGCGGCGGCGCATTTCGGTGATTTCATGCTGGGCTTGCCCGGAGCATTGCACAACACGCAGGCCGCCATCGCCGCCGGGGCCACGGCGATTGGCAATCTGGGTCAGTATTTTACCTTTCGGTTGCCCTATTGGGACGATGACGTAGCCACCACGGAGGCCACGGTCACGGCGCTGGGTCTGATTGCCGCGCAGGAGGCTGATATCCTTGTGCATTCCAATCTCGACGACGGTTTTGCCGGGCTGTTTCTGGATATGGCTTCGGCGCTGGGCATGGTGGTAATCGAAAAGCACATCATTGAGGATTTGATCGGGGCGCAGGCGTCGTTTTGTTTCGGACATCACTTCTCGGACCCGCTGAGCCGGGCCGCATTCCACGCGGCATTGGCGCAGGTGACGACCACGCCGGGCACTATGTTGTTTGGCAATACGGTTGCCTATCGCGGGGCACCTGCGGCCAATTATGCCAGTCTGGCCAGTTACCTGCTGGCTGATATCGCGGCGCTGGGGCGCAGGCACACGGGACATGCGATCAATCCCGTGCCGGTGACGGAAAACCAACGTATCCCCGACACTGATGAAATTCTTGATGCGCAACTCTTTGCCGCGCGGCTGACAGAACATGCGCCGGCGCATGGCGCGCTGATGGATCACGCGATGATCGACGCACTGGCATCAAAGCTGTTGGACGGCGGGCGGGACTTTGCCATCAGAGCATTGGACGGGCTCGCCGAAAGAGGCGTGGACGTGTCGGACCCCGCGGCGTTGATGCTGGCGATCCGACGATTGGGCGCGCAGCGAATGGAGCGGCTGTTTTCTGCAACACTCAAAGGCGATCGCCCAGTGCCCTTGGTGCCTGCCGATTGGGCGCAGGAACTGGATGATATGGCCAGCACATGGGTCGCCGCGCAGCAGGAAATCCCTGCCGGGCTATCCTGTCTGAGGGTCATTCTGGGCACGACGGATGTGCACGAGCATGGTGCCTATCTGGTCCGTGCAGCCCTAGAAGGGCTGGGGCCGAAGGTCGTGGATGCGGGGACGGCGGTCGATGCCGAGGTTCTGGTGGAGATGGCGGTAAGCGAAGGTGCGGATGTAATCGCGGTCAGCACCTATAACGGCATGGGATTGAGCTATACCCGCGCAGTGATCGCGGCGCTGGAGGAGAAAGGCGTGGTTTTGCCAGTGCTGGTGGGCGGCAAGTTGAATGAGGTGCCCGCAGACTCGAATTCCAGCCTGCCTGTCGATGTCTCTGACGAGATCCGCAGCAGCGGTGCGCATCCCTGCGCGGGGTTGGATGATATGCTGGAGACTCTGTTGGACAGTGTGGCACAGAGGACTGGTAGAGCCGAACGTGACGCACCCGCGACATAA